In one window of Methanosarcina vacuolata Z-761 DNA:
- a CDS encoding uracil-DNA glycosylase, translating into MVEAGYETVSREIIKCTRCPLHKSAIKRVIGKGSCNPKVFFIGEAPGKNENETGIPFYGRAGKKLDKMIEYMGLSEEDWMVTNTVKCHPPENRRPSTNEIECCKPFLLSQIILLSPKIIILLGNTAEKSFCPGKKLEWGVPVEHEGRTILKLYHPAALIYTSSKKEIQRAFIDKNRELWS; encoded by the coding sequence ATGGTGGAAGCCGGATACGAAACTGTTTCAAGGGAGATAATTAAATGCACCCGATGCCCACTCCATAAAAGTGCAATCAAAAGAGTCATAGGAAAAGGTTCCTGTAACCCGAAAGTTTTCTTCATAGGAGAAGCCCCCGGAAAAAACGAAAACGAAACCGGGATTCCGTTCTACGGCAGGGCAGGAAAAAAACTGGATAAAATGATCGAGTACATGGGGCTTTCCGAAGAAGACTGGATGGTAACAAACACAGTCAAATGCCACCCCCCTGAAAACCGAAGACCCAGTACAAACGAGATCGAGTGCTGTAAGCCCTTCTTGCTTTCTCAGATAATCCTGCTTAGCCCGAAAATCATAATTCTTCTTGGTAATACAGCCGAAAAGTCCTTTTGCCCCGGAAAAAAACTCGAATGGGGAGTCCCTGTGGAACACGAGGGAAGAACAATCCTGAAACTTTACCATCCCGCAGCCCTGATTTACACCTCTTCAAAAAAAGAGATCCAGCGTGCTTTCATTGACAAAAACCGTGAGCTATGGAGTTGA
- a CDS encoding phosphoglycerate kinase, giving the protein MTSRDFLTIDDFDTHGKTILVRVDLNSPMDPQGNILDDMRIRSHIATLKDLEDAKVVLLAHQSRPGKKDFTTMKPHANLMSKYLGKQVLYVDDIFGTYAKTRIASMENGDVILLENVRFYSEESLERTPAEQAKTYPVKKLAPFVDIFLNDAFAVSHRSQLSVVGFTEVLPTGAGRVMEKELTSLDRGVKGGERPTIFVLGGAKVDDSLHVAENVLANGGADRVLLTGVVANVALAASGIDIGKVNLDFIKSQGYEDQIEKAKGILAKFKDKVGLPRDVALNDNKKRVEVPVSELKSDSLPINDIGLETIVNFTSEIESAKTVILNGPAGISEVAEFALGTHEIIKAAIKSEFSIIGGGHISAEVEHLGLAHRFSHISTGGGALIDYLSGVKLPGVEALKAAAKRYEEAKKI; this is encoded by the coding sequence ATGACTTCTAGAGACTTTCTCACAATCGATGATTTTGACACACACGGAAAGACAATTCTTGTAAGGGTTGACCTGAACTCCCCTATGGATCCACAGGGTAATATTCTGGATGATATGCGGATCCGAAGCCATATTGCCACCTTGAAGGATCTTGAGGACGCAAAAGTTGTTTTGCTTGCACACCAGAGCAGGCCCGGGAAAAAAGACTTTACTACAATGAAGCCTCATGCCAACCTGATGTCCAAATATCTGGGAAAGCAGGTTCTCTATGTAGATGATATCTTCGGAACTTACGCAAAGACCAGAATTGCTTCTATGGAAAATGGAGATGTCATCCTGCTCGAAAATGTAAGGTTCTATTCCGAAGAAAGCCTTGAAAGAACTCCAGCAGAACAGGCAAAAACCTATCCGGTTAAAAAACTGGCACCTTTTGTGGATATCTTCCTTAATGATGCCTTTGCCGTATCTCACAGGTCTCAACTTTCCGTAGTCGGATTTACTGAGGTTCTCCCTACCGGAGCCGGGAGGGTCATGGAAAAGGAACTCACATCTCTGGACCGAGGGGTCAAAGGAGGGGAACGGCCAACAATTTTCGTGCTAGGAGGAGCAAAAGTTGATGATTCGCTCCATGTGGCGGAAAATGTGCTTGCAAATGGAGGGGCTGACCGTGTACTCCTGACCGGAGTAGTCGCAAATGTGGCACTTGCGGCATCTGGCATAGATATAGGGAAAGTAAATCTGGACTTCATCAAATCCCAGGGCTATGAAGACCAGATTGAAAAAGCAAAAGGTATACTTGCAAAATTCAAAGATAAAGTTGGCCTTCCCAGGGACGTGGCTTTAAACGACAATAAGAAGCGGGTTGAAGTACCTGTCTCTGAACTTAAATCTGATTCACTCCCCATAAACGACATTGGGCTTGAAACCATCGTGAACTTTACCAGTGAAATCGAAAGTGCAAAAACTGTTATCTTAAACGGTCCTGCAGGGATTTCCGAAGTTGCCGAGTTTGCCCTTGGAACGCACGAGATTATAAAAGCTGCTATTAAATCCGAGTTTTCAATTATTGGCGGTGGGCATATTTCGGCAGAAGTCGAGCATCTTGGGCTTGCACACCGTTTCTCTCACATCAGTACAGGTGGTGGGGCACTAATTGATTATCTCTCCGGAGTAAAGCTTCCTGGTGTAGAGGCTCTGAAGGCTGCAGCTAAGAGATATGAGGAAGCTAAGAAGATCTAG
- a CDS encoding TIGR00296 family protein, translated as MLTDVEGRAAVKLARKTIELFLSEEKFPEPQELGFELSPVFGEKRGVFVTLTESGLLRGCIGHPFPDSRLEDAIMDSAISAATRDPRFPSVREDELDKIVVEVTILTQPEKINAPAEELPEHIEIGRHGLIVKQGYCQGLLLPQVAPEYNMDSIEFLSHTCLKAGLLPDAWLKGAEVSCFEGQIFKEKEPCGEVIEENISGE; from the coding sequence GTGCTTACAGACGTTGAAGGCAGGGCTGCAGTCAAACTTGCAAGGAAAACTATCGAGTTATTCCTATCTGAAGAAAAGTTTCCGGAACCTCAGGAACTGGGTTTTGAGCTTTCTCCGGTTTTCGGAGAAAAAAGAGGAGTTTTTGTCACACTTACTGAAAGCGGACTTCTTAGGGGCTGTATAGGACATCCGTTTCCGGATTCGAGACTTGAGGACGCGATTATGGATTCTGCAATTTCTGCGGCAACACGGGACCCGCGTTTTCCTTCAGTGAGAGAAGATGAGCTTGATAAAATAGTTGTTGAGGTAACAATTCTTACCCAGCCCGAAAAGATTAATGCCCCTGCAGAAGAGCTTCCCGAGCACATAGAAATCGGAAGGCATGGGCTTATTGTAAAGCAGGGATATTGCCAGGGTCTTTTGCTTCCTCAGGTCGCCCCTGAGTATAATATGGATTCTATTGAATTTCTGAGCCATACCTGCCTGAAAGCCGGCCTTTTGCCTGACGCCTGGCTCAAAGGAGCCGAAGTCTCCTGTTTCGAAGGGCAGATTTTCAAGGAAAAAGAACCATGTGGCGAGGTCATTGAGGAAAATATTTCAGGTGAATGA
- a CDS encoding Hsp20/alpha crystallin family protein, which translates to MKFPMKRTDRDMYSWDPFDDIRRMQNYMEHMFRTFPALESRFGNEAFSPLTDVMEEDEKVVVTTDLPGVDREDVELNLKDNVLVISAGKGNEEEAEKEGYLKKERSFMRYYREIPLPNGVTEEGATAQLKNGVLTITLPKTKPVAGKRIEIE; encoded by the coding sequence ATGAAATTTCCAATGAAAAGAACAGACCGTGACATGTATAGCTGGGATCCATTTGATGACATCAGAAGAATGCAGAACTATATGGAACATATGTTCAGGACTTTTCCTGCACTGGAAAGCCGGTTCGGAAACGAAGCTTTCTCTCCGCTAACTGATGTTATGGAAGAAGATGAGAAAGTAGTTGTGACAACCGACCTGCCCGGGGTTGACAGAGAAGATGTTGAACTCAATCTAAAGGATAACGTTCTGGTAATCAGTGCAGGGAAAGGAAACGAAGAAGAAGCTGAAAAAGAAGGTTACCTCAAAAAAGAACGGTCTTTCATGCGCTATTACCGTGAGATTCCTCTCCCCAACGGCGTAACTGAAGAAGGAGCAACTGCACAGCTCAAAAACGGAGTCTTAACTATCACTCTACCGAAAACAAAACCCGTAGCTGGAAAGAGAATCGAGATTGAATAA
- a CDS encoding ATP-binding protein encodes MISRRYEKSSTIFTSDKSYGEWGEILKEHVIVTAVLDRILHHCLTTNIRGKNACTDSKKRT; translated from the coding sequence TTGATTTCCAGACGTTATGAAAAGAGTTCGACTATCTTTACGTCGGATAAGTCATATGGAGAATGGGGAGAGATATTAAAGGAACATGTAATAGTGACTGCGGTACTTGATAGAATACTCCACCATTGTCTGACAACTAATATCAGAGGGAAAAATGCATGTACTGATAGTAAAAAACGAACATGA
- a CDS encoding M1 family metallopeptidase yields MKNRLYKYYPEDFGELTVDVLHMNLAFDVYDDKTNVKSLLRVRTKDAPIEKLELNCRDLEIRAVSCIQYEVSYRYRKDDAILEINFMEEIPPHTEVAVVTDTVCRPTKNILEGLYYDETPAGAPPQQITQCQQWGFQRIVPCIDDMAAKCTYKTAIIADSRYTNIITNGDVVVERHTIKPGRDKIVYDNSVTPMATYLFFLGVGTYATFKREFEYPDGGTFMLELLVPPASDAAAAEKALDILHDAVMWVYLFTGPEQFDEEKLPVRMELWDLVRMREKIKREAKPESTLEEDLTKIRERLAELNRTISPGYRYTGTVYREIGMQNSDFGGMENVGNTTITTNRIMPFPQITDPAFEYMTRVKAHEYHHNQNGSEVTGRSPFEIWLNEAVTVHVEEQHHAFLFGEDYNRLGRVLELLAPASGTFALDAGAASMPIIPDGFNDPNDLITSVTYVKAPEYVRMVEALIGKDTFVRGLDRYFKKFKHSNAATQDWIEAMEEESGQPLKEMAETWLRQTKFPVVEVSAEYDGASRKFTFFLKQKVPDGGKPWEFPFRAALVDENGNELAEILERISGETAEIVIENVDMPAFLSLNRGYSFYGKLVYKASHEELMMQVRKDRDTIGRFTAFYTLVDREKLKLLKNPESKPSEDFIELYYRLLNDRQLLEKAGGQFLTIFESVEDEEFAHRYQELYEVRQKLLKAVARKYVNSVISAYRFFEESSVPRDSTLEETARVIKNRQAKNVCLGILATLDTSEIHAMIKQQFETATCATDRLSAFAAYLNSSAPDKVEVLRAFEAESKKNLVAWEAFLSVIGSNSSVDAVELVREMERSEAFRIEQTNDQRALYGSFARNRKKSLQTEEGRALFAEILRKLAPVNEYSTVNMLNAFANIDQMESKYHVPLVKILADLLGELNAQKYPSVYNRIRKLLLGAPNAVTAYSMAHGEIPGLKPENK; encoded by the coding sequence ATGAAGAATAGGCTTTACAAATATTATCCTGAAGATTTCGGGGAACTTACTGTTGACGTTTTGCATATGAATTTGGCGTTTGATGTTTATGATGACAAGACGAATGTGAAATCCTTACTCAGGGTAAGGACAAAGGATGCCCCTATTGAGAAGCTGGAATTAAACTGCAGGGACCTTGAGATCAGGGCTGTAAGCTGCATACAGTACGAGGTTTCTTACAGATACCGGAAGGATGACGCGATTCTTGAGATTAACTTCATGGAAGAGATTCCACCGCATACCGAGGTTGCGGTTGTTACGGATACGGTTTGCAGGCCGACTAAAAATATCCTTGAAGGGCTTTACTATGACGAAACGCCGGCAGGAGCTCCACCTCAGCAGATCACACAGTGCCAGCAGTGGGGGTTCCAGAGAATTGTGCCGTGCATTGACGACATGGCCGCAAAATGCACTTACAAAACTGCCATAATTGCGGATTCGCGGTACACGAACATCATTACGAACGGGGATGTCGTGGTTGAGAGGCATACCATAAAGCCCGGGCGGGACAAAATCGTATATGATAACTCGGTAACTCCAATGGCGACTTATCTCTTTTTCCTGGGGGTTGGGACTTATGCGACCTTTAAAAGGGAGTTTGAGTACCCTGACGGAGGCACTTTCATGCTTGAACTGCTTGTGCCCCCTGCTTCAGATGCGGCTGCAGCCGAAAAGGCACTGGATATCCTGCATGATGCGGTTATGTGGGTTTACCTTTTCACAGGGCCTGAGCAGTTCGATGAGGAGAAGCTGCCTGTCAGGATGGAGCTCTGGGACCTTGTCCGCATGCGGGAGAAAATAAAACGTGAGGCAAAACCCGAATCCACGCTGGAAGAAGACCTTACTAAAATCAGGGAAAGGCTTGCCGAGCTTAACAGGACCATCAGTCCAGGATACAGGTATACAGGCACCGTCTACCGGGAAATCGGCATGCAGAACTCGGACTTCGGAGGCATGGAAAATGTTGGGAACACCACGATTACCACAAACCGCATAATGCCTTTCCCGCAGATAACGGACCCGGCTTTTGAATATATGACCCGGGTAAAGGCGCACGAATATCACCATAACCAGAACGGGTCCGAGGTCACCGGAAGAAGCCCATTTGAGATCTGGCTGAACGAAGCAGTGACCGTGCATGTGGAAGAACAGCATCATGCCTTTCTCTTTGGCGAGGACTACAACAGGCTCGGCAGAGTGCTTGAGCTGCTTGCGCCGGCGTCGGGGACCTTTGCCCTGGATGCGGGTGCAGCTTCCATGCCGATCATTCCTGACGGCTTCAATGATCCAAATGACCTGATTACCTCAGTTACCTATGTGAAAGCCCCGGAATACGTGCGCATGGTCGAGGCCCTTATAGGGAAGGATACTTTTGTCAGGGGCCTGGACAGGTACTTCAAAAAGTTCAAACATTCCAACGCAGCCACCCAGGACTGGATTGAAGCCATGGAAGAAGAAAGCGGGCAGCCATTAAAAGAGATGGCTGAAACCTGGCTGAGACAGACTAAATTCCCTGTAGTCGAGGTTTCAGCCGAATATGACGGAGCTTCCAGAAAATTCACATTTTTCCTCAAACAAAAAGTCCCGGATGGTGGAAAACCCTGGGAATTCCCTTTCAGGGCAGCTCTTGTTGACGAAAATGGAAATGAACTTGCCGAGATCCTGGAAAGGATAAGCGGGGAAACCGCTGAGATTGTGATTGAAAATGTGGATATGCCAGCCTTCCTATCACTTAATAGGGGCTATTCATTCTATGGGAAACTTGTATACAAAGCAAGCCACGAAGAGCTCATGATGCAGGTAAGGAAAGACAGAGATACCATAGGCAGGTTTACGGCTTTCTATACTCTTGTTGACAGGGAAAAACTAAAGCTCCTCAAAAATCCTGAATCAAAGCCCTCTGAAGACTTTATCGAGCTTTACTACAGGCTTCTGAATGACCGGCAGCTTCTTGAAAAGGCGGGAGGTCAGTTCCTGACTATTTTTGAGTCTGTTGAGGATGAAGAGTTTGCCCACAGGTACCAGGAGCTTTATGAAGTTAGACAGAAACTCCTGAAAGCTGTTGCCCGGAAATATGTAAACTCTGTAATTTCCGCCTACCGCTTCTTTGAAGAATCATCGGTCCCCAGAGATTCAACTCTTGAGGAGACGGCAAGGGTAATCAAAAACCGGCAAGCTAAAAATGTATGTCTTGGCATCCTTGCAACCCTTGATACTTCTGAGATTCATGCAATGATAAAACAACAGTTTGAGACTGCAACCTGTGCAACTGACCGGTTGAGCGCTTTTGCTGCATACCTGAATAGTTCGGCGCCCGACAAAGTTGAAGTCCTGAGAGCCTTTGAAGCGGAGTCAAAGAAAAACCTCGTTGCCTGGGAAGCTTTCCTTTCTGTAATAGGAAGTAACAGCAGCGTTGATGCAGTGGAACTTGTCAGGGAAATGGAAAGGTCAGAAGCTTTCAGGATCGAGCAGACAAATGACCAGCGCGCCCTTTATGGAAGCTTTGCCCGCAACCGGAAAAAATCCCTCCAGACCGAGGAAGGCAGGGCCCTCTTTGCAGAAATCCTGAGAAAGCTCGCCCCTGTGAACGAGTACAGCACGGTTAATATGCTCAATGCCTTTGCAAACATAGACCAGATGGAATCAAAGTATCATGTTCCGCTGGTAAAGATCCTGGCAGACCTTCTCGGAGAACTTAACGCCCAGAAATACCCGAGTGTTTATAACAGGATCAGAAAACTCCTGCTTGGAGCTCCGAATGCTGTTACAGCATACAGTATGGCGCACGGAGAAATTCCGGGACTGAAGCCGGAAAATAAATAA
- a CDS encoding protease inhibitor I42 family protein has product MKKVLKAIAMLFVVAAIVFAAGCAGKTGNMGDEAQENETQGNNDQLQPVNPEIPANVTNNTTEANEIVEKGQVVTEADSGKTISLKKGENFTVILREDPSAGYLWKLNLSSGLSILDDEYIEGLNPENLTGVPGIHLWVIEATAPGSQEVNGIYRRSWENITGTEEKFTLNVEVE; this is encoded by the coding sequence ATGAAGAAAGTTTTAAAAGCCATAGCAATGCTCTTCGTCGTCGCTGCTATCGTCTTTGCAGCCGGCTGTGCGGGAAAGACAGGAAACATGGGAGATGAAGCTCAGGAGAATGAAACTCAGGGAAATAACGACCAGCTCCAGCCTGTGAATCCTGAAATACCCGCAAACGTGACTAACAACACAACTGAAGCTAACGAAATAGTAGAGAAAGGTCAGGTAGTAACCGAAGCTGACAGCGGAAAAACCATAAGCCTCAAAAAAGGAGAGAATTTTACTGTTATTCTTAGAGAAGACCCATCAGCAGGCTATTTATGGAAACTTAACCTGAGCAGTGGGCTCAGTATTCTAGACGACGAATATATCGAAGGTCTAAACCCTGAAAACCTTACAGGTGTCCCCGGAATTCATCTATGGGTAATTGAAGCTACAGCTCCGGGCAGCCAGGAGGTAAATGGCATATATAGGAGGTCCTGGGAGAATATAACCGGCACGGAGGAGAAATTTACATTAAATGTTGAGGTTGAGTGA